One Stenotrophomonas oahuensis genomic region harbors:
- a CDS encoding ABC-three component system protein: MSTKATKHSAPGPYLGYGLQTVRLCARLLNELGDSTVFVEQDDDISVLYGNGSRLLEQTKRVKGNPLSDWSLDLWKTIHNWLEDHAPFNGISKLCLYTTSAHEPGPFAKALLAARSSQDVDLLVADINGKLTTAKKKTKVYEYIKRFLDATAEEQKSLAIRFEVIQETDVLASIRSRYEAAVPPPLLERVISFALGEAKIRSDRLLELGKPGALNAGEFRSMVRLFVKEINLPAYFDFDSAPVPQAELDNEFVSRPVFVKQLELIEASRQQQLQAINDYLRAVASKTRWGDEGTLLPGSLDEWENELLQRHSAICDSLDILHAGLSEVSRGKAVYAECRKVELSLQGKSVPGHFTHGCFNELSGSKRIGWHPAYLDLLE, from the coding sequence ATGTCGACGAAGGCTACAAAACACAGTGCTCCCGGGCCATACCTAGGATACGGATTGCAGACCGTGCGATTGTGTGCCCGGCTTTTAAATGAGCTTGGTGATTCGACTGTATTCGTAGAGCAAGACGATGATATCTCGGTGCTGTACGGCAACGGAAGCAGGCTCCTCGAGCAGACGAAGCGAGTGAAGGGCAATCCTCTATCAGATTGGTCTCTAGACCTTTGGAAGACTATTCACAACTGGCTTGAAGATCATGCCCCATTCAATGGGATATCCAAGCTATGCCTCTACACCACGTCCGCGCACGAGCCTGGCCCTTTTGCGAAGGCGCTTCTAGCGGCGCGTAGCTCGCAGGATGTAGATCTGTTGGTGGCTGACATTAATGGAAAGCTAACCACCGCAAAGAAGAAGACAAAAGTATACGAGTACATCAAGCGGTTCCTCGACGCCACTGCTGAAGAGCAGAAGTCTCTCGCGATTCGATTCGAAGTTATCCAAGAGACGGATGTTCTTGCTTCCATTCGATCGCGCTATGAGGCCGCTGTGCCTCCTCCTTTGCTTGAACGTGTCATATCGTTCGCCTTAGGCGAGGCGAAGATTAGATCTGATCGTCTTCTGGAGTTGGGAAAGCCTGGTGCGCTAAATGCCGGCGAATTTCGAAGTATGGTCAGGCTATTCGTCAAAGAGATAAATCTTCCGGCGTACTTTGACTTTGATTCAGCGCCGGTGCCTCAGGCTGAGCTGGATAACGAGTTCGTGTCAAGGCCCGTATTTGTAAAGCAGTTGGAGCTGATTGAAGCGAGTAGGCAGCAGCAGCTGCAGGCAATCAACGACTACTTGAGGGCGGTTGCAAGTAAGACGAGATGGGGGGACGAGGGCACACTTCTTCCTGGGTCATTGGATGAGTGGGAGAATGAGCTGCTTCAAAGGCATTCCGCCATCTGCGACAGTCTGGACATTCTTCACGCAGGACTTAGCGAAGTGAGTCGCGGTAAGGCTGTCTATGCTGAGTGCAGAAAGGTCGAGCTCTCACTTCAGGGCAAGAGCGTTCCCGGCCATTTCACTCACGGATGTTTCAACGAGCTCTCTGGATCAAAAAGAATAGGCTGGCATCCTGCCTACCTAGACCTATTGGAATAA
- a CDS encoding three component ABC system middle component — MTDRTKQNPGRLSGLDLIYNPSLGSFLFWRAASGYFSECGRGLPVALAFTVLPIALHDQSRRVLFGTKLPSGLTLFAAKLGVEQESLLAIHNRTLALRSLSLASLTAGVMSEMLILDSTSATILSMSSAPPQLSPNMQKLGLGCEKLGVWFARIPIEQVASTLRVSF, encoded by the coding sequence ATGACCGACAGAACCAAGCAGAACCCCGGCCGGCTGTCGGGGCTGGACCTGATCTACAATCCGTCGTTGGGCTCATTCCTGTTTTGGCGCGCTGCGTCGGGCTACTTCTCGGAGTGCGGGCGCGGACTTCCTGTGGCATTAGCCTTTACCGTACTTCCGATTGCACTCCATGACCAGTCTAGGAGAGTGCTTTTTGGGACGAAATTGCCTTCTGGTCTAACACTGTTCGCGGCTAAACTCGGGGTTGAACAAGAAAGTTTGCTTGCAATTCACAATCGAACACTTGCTCTCCGAAGTCTGTCGTTGGCCTCTCTGACTGCCGGTGTTATGTCTGAGATGTTAATTCTCGATTCGACGAGCGCAACAATCCTGTCAATGAGTTCAGCGCCCCCGCAATTGAGTCCAAATATGCAGAAGCTTGGATTGGGGTGCGAAAAGCTGGGCGTCTGGTTCGCACGAATTCCGATCGAGCAGGTTGCGTCGACTCTTAGGGTGAGCTTCTAA
- a CDS encoding DUF3732 domain-containing protein, with protein sequence MYFQILKLVLWPKNGGAIREVVFEPGMVNVITGSSKTGKSAVIPIIDYCLASRSCTVPVGVIRDKCSWFGVVVETVEGQKLFARREPGDQVQTNEMFVVESEEIALPSAIDGGNTNAGVVRGLLDRLAGLTQLDFEPETEYGYKQRPSFRDLTSLVFQPQNIVANPNVLFYKADSNEHREKLRTVLPYVLNAVTAQVIALRHESDRLSRRIKRLESELREMNSISARRMSEGRRWVNQGRELGLSTRRGQLNDWPEILAELQQITLVNHVGRSASVDGIEATLSVLSELRSREQELAAMASGHRQRLMELKRLREGSDEYAGALRIQRDRISLSSWMSDEIKRRNEAALLFSSETASSLDKLSSALKEVEGKLQAYPLATTSLDAEYHRQRVRTEEVLAEISIVRQEIRYHEAYSEAARQEISYTSAIDRFLGGLQQLLDQYELSDASSEHEMELSELRDKLSTIDRRINEAAIQRRLDSTLDEIQQITGSIIPALNAEWGESPVRLDPKELTVRVSRQGRKDYLWEIGSGANWLAYHVAVTLALHTYFLSHPPSPVPGLIVYDQPSQVYFPAVVIDKKTGEKDRKLVEQEDVQAVRSIFAEIGNRVVSAKGALQIIILDHANQDVWGELEGIFLVEEWRGKKLVPLEW encoded by the coding sequence ATGTACTTTCAAATCTTAAAGCTGGTTCTTTGGCCTAAGAATGGTGGCGCGATCAGGGAGGTCGTATTCGAGCCAGGGATGGTCAACGTCATCACAGGTTCTTCAAAAACCGGAAAATCTGCTGTCATCCCGATTATCGACTATTGTTTGGCGTCCAGGAGTTGCACTGTTCCGGTGGGTGTAATAAGAGATAAATGCTCTTGGTTTGGCGTGGTTGTTGAAACTGTTGAGGGTCAGAAGTTGTTCGCGCGTAGGGAGCCAGGCGATCAAGTCCAGACAAACGAGATGTTCGTTGTTGAGTCGGAGGAAATTGCTCTCCCCAGCGCAATCGATGGCGGGAATACCAACGCAGGCGTCGTACGTGGACTGTTGGATCGCCTTGCGGGGCTTACTCAGCTGGATTTTGAACCAGAGACGGAATATGGATACAAACAACGACCGTCCTTCAGAGATCTGACGTCGCTAGTTTTCCAGCCGCAGAACATTGTTGCGAATCCTAATGTCCTATTCTACAAGGCGGATTCTAATGAGCACCGGGAGAAGCTCAGGACTGTCCTTCCCTACGTTCTGAATGCGGTCACCGCCCAGGTCATTGCGTTGCGGCACGAGTCAGACAGACTGAGCCGTAGGATCAAGAGGCTTGAATCTGAACTAAGAGAGATGAACTCCATCTCCGCAAGACGGATGTCGGAGGGGCGTCGTTGGGTTAATCAAGGGAGGGAGCTGGGGCTATCTACTCGGCGAGGTCAGCTAAATGATTGGCCGGAGATACTGGCGGAGCTTCAGCAGATAACACTTGTCAATCATGTTGGAAGGTCTGCATCGGTTGATGGTATAGAGGCGACACTGAGCGTTCTGTCGGAGCTGCGATCTAGGGAGCAGGAGCTAGCAGCAATGGCTTCCGGACACCGTCAGCGACTCATGGAATTGAAACGATTACGTGAGGGGAGCGATGAATATGCTGGTGCGCTCCGCATACAGCGTGATCGCATATCACTATCCTCTTGGATGAGTGATGAGATCAAGAGGAGGAACGAGGCAGCTCTGCTGTTCTCTTCTGAAACAGCTTCATCGCTTGATAAGCTCTCAAGCGCGCTCAAGGAGGTGGAGGGAAAGCTTCAAGCTTATCCTCTAGCCACGACGTCGTTAGACGCTGAATACCATCGTCAACGGGTCAGGACTGAAGAGGTGCTTGCTGAGATATCAATCGTGAGGCAGGAGATTCGCTATCATGAAGCTTACTCTGAAGCAGCTCGACAGGAGATCTCCTATACCTCAGCCATCGACCGTTTCTTAGGGGGGCTGCAGCAGCTTCTAGATCAGTACGAGCTATCAGACGCGTCATCAGAGCATGAGATGGAATTATCTGAGCTGCGTGATAAGCTGAGTACGATTGACAGAAGAATAAACGAGGCTGCGATCCAGCGCAGGCTCGACAGTACTCTGGATGAGATTCAGCAGATAACTGGGTCAATAATTCCGGCTCTCAATGCAGAATGGGGTGAGAGCCCGGTAAGGCTAGATCCGAAGGAGTTAACGGTTAGGGTGTCTCGTCAGGGGCGTAAAGACTATCTTTGGGAAATTGGAAGTGGCGCCAACTGGCTTGCGTACCACGTTGCGGTGACTTTGGCGCTACACACTTACTTCCTCAGCCATCCGCCGAGTCCTGTGCCGGGGCTAATCGTTTATGACCAACCAAGTCAAGTCTACTTCCCGGCAGTCGTGATTGACAAAAAGACCGGGGAAAAGGACCGGAAGCTGGTGGAGCAGGAAGATGTTCAGGCAGTTCGGAGCATCTTCGCAGAGATTGGAAATCGCGTTGTGTCTGCAAAGGGGGCGCTGCAAATTATCATCCTCGATCACGCGAATCAGGATGTTTGGGGGGAGCTCGAAGGCATCTTCCTTGTGGAGGAGTGGCGGGGAAAGAAGCTGGTTCCTTTGGAGTGGTAG
- a CDS encoding DUF1153 domain-containing protein gives MSEMMEEEIKRWNARRKSALVLEIIQGKTSVAAASRQFDLTPAEIESWVEDGKRGMENALRAKPEDVREQYERQLKDLQETYGEAMLEIRARKKLASLLGKDES, from the coding sequence ATGAGCGAAATGATGGAAGAAGAGATCAAGCGCTGGAACGCCCGTCGCAAGTCCGCACTGGTCCTTGAGATCATCCAGGGCAAGACCTCAGTGGCGGCAGCGAGTCGCCAGTTCGACCTGACCCCTGCAGAAATCGAGAGCTGGGTTGAAGACGGCAAACGCGGCATGGAGAACGCCCTGAGAGCCAAGCCTGAGGACGTGCGCGAGCAGTACGAGCGCCAGTTGAAGGACCTCCAGGAAACCTACGGCGAGGCCATGCTGGAGATCCGCGCGCGAAAAAAGCTGGCATCCCTGCTGGGAAAGGACGAGAGCTGA
- a CDS encoding IS3 family transposase: MLSVQQGLRDEGVTVPMTKLCQWFGVARRTTYYKPTKGPAKVNAELAEPIKEMIEAEPSFGYRTVAALLGMNKNTVQRIFQLKGWQVRKRPLGQRPRIEAKVSRAEGPDQRWATDLCRVWGGRDGWLSLALVIDCGTRQLLGWHLPRTGKASTASAALEQALITRYGTLGRVPVPFLLRSDNGLVFTSRVYTRLVRSYGLQQEFITPHCPQQNGMVERVIRTLKEQCVHRHRFESQVHATRVIADWIAFYNQQRPHQALKMMTPDAAYAATLTA, from the coding sequence ATGCTCTCGGTCCAGCAGGGCCTGAGGGACGAAGGCGTCACGGTGCCAATGACCAAGCTGTGTCAGTGGTTCGGCGTGGCGCGTCGAACGACGTACTACAAGCCGACCAAGGGCCCGGCCAAGGTCAATGCTGAGCTGGCAGAGCCCATCAAGGAAATGATCGAGGCCGAGCCCTCGTTCGGCTATCGCACCGTGGCGGCGCTGCTGGGCATGAACAAGAACACTGTGCAGCGGATCTTTCAGCTCAAGGGTTGGCAGGTCCGTAAGCGTCCGCTCGGTCAGCGCCCGCGAATCGAAGCCAAGGTTTCCCGCGCTGAAGGGCCTGATCAGCGTTGGGCTACGGACCTGTGCAGGGTCTGGGGCGGCAGGGACGGCTGGTTGAGCCTGGCGCTGGTGATCGACTGCGGCACACGTCAGTTGCTTGGCTGGCACCTGCCTCGAACTGGCAAGGCAAGTACCGCCTCCGCCGCGCTGGAGCAGGCCCTGATCACCCGCTACGGCACGCTGGGGCGGGTGCCGGTGCCCTTCCTGCTGCGTTCTGACAACGGCCTGGTGTTCACCAGCCGCGTCTATACGCGCCTGGTGCGCAGCTATGGTCTGCAGCAGGAGTTCATTACGCCACACTGCCCGCAGCAGAACGGGATGGTGGAACGCGTCATTCGAACGCTGAAGGAGCAATGTGTGCACCGGCACCGCTTTGAGAGCCAAGTGCACGCCACAAGGGTGATCGCTGACTGGATTGCCTTCTACAACCAACAGCGCCCTCATCAGGCGCTGAAGATGATGACCCCGGACGCGGCGTATGCCGCTACATTAACCGCATGA
- a CDS encoding HNH endonuclease: MKLKIGEAAHISAKKEGEARYDHLMSDEARASVENGIWLCASCHTLVDKNNGADFPVTMLTAWKRTHEDLIRSLLHSHRSPVPLLRRFTEEGQIAQDVVDLLEMHGALFVDHHLEVSHHVSLSIERLRKDLSKLRQKIRYDTNLKDVIKDLYDVCREYMNHTSRYSSTQRQELDILRSRVGHKALLLREEYGCNVRGQLNSILPR; the protein is encoded by the coding sequence TTGAAGCTGAAGATTGGTGAGGCGGCCCATATTTCCGCAAAGAAGGAGGGGGAAGCTCGCTATGACCATCTGATGTCAGATGAGGCCAGAGCAAGCGTAGAGAATGGAATTTGGCTTTGTGCAAGCTGCCACACCCTGGTTGACAAGAACAATGGTGCCGACTTTCCAGTTACTATGTTAACTGCATGGAAGAGGACCCACGAGGACTTGATCAGATCACTTCTTCACTCCCACCGCAGCCCGGTACCGCTGCTCAGAAGGTTTACTGAAGAAGGGCAAATTGCCCAGGATGTGGTTGACCTTTTGGAGATGCACGGGGCTCTCTTCGTTGATCATCATCTGGAAGTATCCCATCATGTCTCGCTCTCCATTGAGCGCCTCCGGAAGGATCTGTCGAAGCTTCGCCAGAAAATTCGATATGACACCAACCTCAAAGACGTGATCAAGGATCTCTACGATGTGTGCCGGGAGTACATGAATCACACTAGCCGGTACTCAAGCACGCAGCGGCAAGAACTTGATATCCTTCGAAGTCGAGTTGGGCACAAGGCGCTTTTGCTAAGAGAAGAGTACGGCTGCAATGTGCGCGGACAGCTCAATAGCATACTGCCCCGTTGA
- a CDS encoding type II restriction endonuclease — MKTDIVSEGKQTDWKMVEELALKSRKIFLKKLSRNDTSWSMPGGSNQSGFYVPRDIRESRFFPALEPRKDLPHIEEAKCPSYWPQADTVRDDSHIRYFTNKTSECHFTRIPKELFQLLNPASWLLGGTLVAPEGLAHHWFMVIDSQSAAAELLETRLDVSSDFHFGLFDPAALSSASKDQSEEAAQLEAEIQAALLAGTIESLLLKYSRLPSPEQLSKQARNMHLKTMGYGDLNPWELERPGDAVMRISRDIEYAVYRQHELRLRAVEVAAILAKHKSAASAAVQGFRALDAAFLSASQQRKSRGGRSFESHLDYLLRAGGVRSQPQAILGQRRPDFVMPDARTVRDADRKDYYAAAILSAKTTLRERWKQITHERFNCSIFLATVDDRISVETLNELREAEITLVVPESMKAVKTESLYRNDSNVISFRSFFDDAIAVMRPNLLLESGMILARQRRPRTRVRKSLKQ, encoded by the coding sequence ATGAAGACTGATATCGTCTCGGAAGGAAAGCAAACAGACTGGAAGATGGTCGAGGAGCTCGCCCTGAAGAGCCGAAAGATCTTTCTGAAGAAGCTTTCGCGCAACGACACGTCTTGGTCCATGCCGGGAGGATCCAACCAGAGCGGATTCTATGTTCCCCGGGACATTCGAGAGTCGAGATTCTTCCCCGCGCTAGAACCACGCAAAGATCTGCCGCACATTGAGGAAGCGAAGTGCCCCTCCTATTGGCCACAAGCAGATACCGTGAGGGATGATTCTCATATCAGGTATTTCACTAACAAGACATCCGAGTGCCATTTCACTCGGATCCCAAAGGAGCTCTTCCAGCTCCTGAACCCTGCATCGTGGCTGCTTGGCGGGACGTTGGTTGCACCAGAAGGTCTCGCACATCACTGGTTCATGGTGATTGATTCCCAATCCGCCGCCGCCGAGCTCCTCGAAACACGACTTGATGTAAGCTCCGACTTCCATTTCGGACTCTTTGACCCAGCAGCTCTCTCGTCTGCAAGCAAGGATCAGTCCGAAGAGGCGGCACAGCTAGAGGCAGAGATCCAAGCAGCACTTCTTGCTGGCACGATTGAGAGCCTTCTGCTGAAGTACTCCAGGCTACCAAGTCCTGAGCAGCTATCCAAACAAGCGCGCAACATGCATCTCAAGACAATGGGCTACGGAGACCTGAATCCTTGGGAGCTTGAACGCCCTGGAGATGCGGTGATGAGAATCAGCAGGGACATCGAGTACGCAGTCTACAGGCAGCATGAGCTAAGGCTGCGAGCGGTAGAGGTGGCCGCCATTCTTGCCAAACACAAGTCGGCCGCGTCCGCAGCTGTACAAGGATTTCGGGCGCTAGACGCGGCCTTCCTCTCTGCCAGCCAACAACGAAAGAGCAGAGGTGGCAGATCCTTCGAGAGCCACTTGGATTATCTGCTGCGTGCCGGTGGCGTCAGATCCCAACCCCAAGCGATCTTGGGACAGCGAAGGCCAGACTTTGTAATGCCGGATGCAAGGACTGTCAGAGACGCTGACCGCAAAGACTACTATGCTGCAGCGATCCTATCGGCCAAAACAACCCTGCGCGAACGCTGGAAGCAGATCACTCATGAGCGATTCAACTGCTCGATCTTCCTGGCAACTGTCGATGACCGCATCTCAGTGGAAACCTTGAACGAGCTTCGTGAAGCCGAGATTACACTGGTTGTCCCCGAATCCATGAAAGCGGTGAAGACCGAGTCGCTGTATCGCAACGATAGCAACGTCATTTCGTTCCGTTCATTCTTCGATGACGCCATCGCAGTCATGCGGCCCAACTTGCTGCTCGAATCAGGCATGATTCTCGCCCGACAGCGACGCCCCAGAACGCGAGTCAGGAAGTCCTTGAAGCAATAG
- a CDS encoding very short patch repair endonuclease has translation MVDSLTPEQRSAQMSRIRGANTKLEVLVRKALHSRGFRYRLGGAGLPGRPDIVLPKYRTVVFVHGCFWHGHSCPLYRLPKTRPDFWADKISRNRERDARVEHELRVSGWRVLTIWECSLRNASEAMKTAVFDELAASIVDRTPWTNNED, from the coding sequence TTGGTTGACAGTCTCACACCCGAGCAACGGTCCGCGCAGATGTCGCGGATCCGTGGCGCCAACACAAAGCTGGAGGTCCTGGTCCGGAAGGCTCTCCATTCGCGTGGATTTCGCTATAGGCTGGGTGGAGCTGGTTTGCCTGGGCGCCCGGACATCGTTCTTCCCAAGTACCGAACGGTCGTATTTGTTCATGGCTGCTTCTGGCATGGGCATAGCTGCCCGCTGTATCGTCTGCCCAAGACGCGTCCGGATTTCTGGGCTGACAAGATAAGCCGGAACCGGGAACGGGATGCTCGAGTGGAGCATGAACTGAGGGTTTCAGGATGGCGCGTACTCACTATCTGGGAGTGCTCACTTCGGAATGCAAGCGAAGCGATGAAAACCGCAGTTTTTGACGAACTCGCGGCGTCAATTGTCGACCGCACACCATGGACCAACAATGAAGACTGA